The DNA segment GTTATCCTGTTGATTTGGCTGAATATCCTGGCCTACCTGCTGCGGATCAAAAAACTGCATTCCGGCAAGATCAAAATATGTTCTTTTGATATCACTTTTAGCAAAAAGATTTCCCGGTTTGGTTCTTAAAGCTCTTAAGATCACATGATCATGGGTCGTTGTATTTCCTTCCCAGGTTACTCTGTTCCAAGTAGCTTTTTCCCCTTCGTTGATACGAATTTCAAGATTGATCTTATCTCCGTTTACCGATTTTTCAACAGGCATAACATTTGAGAAAAGGTAACCGTTGTTCATGTAGACCGACTTAATATCAGAATCATCTTCTTTACCTCCGTCTTCACCAACTTTTTTGTTGAATCCTACTGCATCGTAAATATCACCTTTTTTATATCCCAAGAGTCTCTGTAAATAATCCGTAGAATAAACGGTATTTCCGGTAAATGTAATATCGCCGATATAATACTGTTTCCCTTCGTTAAGCTTTACATTGATCTCGTAATTATTTCTTTTGTTTCTCCAAACAGAATCTGAAAGAACTTTCGCATCTCTGTAACCCAATGAGTTGTAGTAACTGATGAGATTTTGCTTGTCTTCCTGATATTTTTCTTCAATGAATTTTGAAGATTTCAGAATACCTCCGATTCCGAATCTTTTCTGTTTGGTTTCTTTAAATGCTTTTTTTCTAAGTTTTCTATCAGAAACCGCTGTATTTCCTTCAAACTCGATATGATCGATTTTGATTCTTTTACCTTTATCTACATTGATTGTCCAGTCAACAAGATTAGGATCTCCCGCATTTACTTTGTCCTGAATGGTAATTTTTGCATCAGCGTATCCTTTTTTGATAAAATCTTTAGGAATATTAGTTTTAAGACTTGAAACCAAATTTTGGGTAATTTTGGTTCCCGGCTTCAGATTGTTGTCTTTAGCCATCTTTTCATTTTTGGATTTCCCGATACCTTTTCCTGTAAACTTCACCTCGCCCAGATCTTTAAGATCCTGAAGATAAAATTTAAGGATAATAGTTTCCCCTTCAATGCTCTGAACGTATACTTCAACTTCGGAAAAGGATTGTGTATCCCAAAGTTTTTTTACCGCGTTACTGATTTTCTGTCCCGGAATGTCTACCGTCTCACCTTTCGATAATCCTGTAAATCTAAGGATCTGAGCCGGTGTATATTTTTTAACCCCATCTACAACGATGTCTTTCAATGTGTATGTTCCTGTCTGGTTTCCTGCCTGTACAGAAGTATTTACCTGTGTGCTGTCCTGTGGCGTTACCTGTCCATAGAAATGTGCAGAAGCAACAAACATAATGATGGGTAATAGTCTAAACTTCATTTTATCGTAGTCTTTCTTTTCTTAATTTTACTGGATTTTTATTTGTTCCCCGGTCTTTCCGAACCTTCTTTCTTTGTTTTGATAATCAACAATACACTGAAAGAAAATATCTTTGGTAAAGTCCGGCCACAGAACATCTAAAAACTGCAGTTCTGCATAGGCGATCTGCCAAAGGAGGAAATTACTGATTCTGATTTCGCCACTGGTCCTTATCAAGAGATCAACAGGTGGAAAATCTTTGGTGTAGAGATAGCTTTCAAATAATTTTTCATCAATATCCGCCGCATGTATCTTTCCTTCTTTTACATCTTCACTTATGTTTTTTACGGCATTCAGTATTTCATTTTGTGAGCCATAGCTTATAGCGAGTACCAAATTACCTTTTGTGTTTTCTTTTGTAAGTTCCACCACACGGTTCAGCTGATCTTTTACAAGTGGGGGAAGCTTTTCTAAATTACCAATCACGTGCATTCTTAAGCCTTTGCTGAAAATCTCCTCTGCTTCGAGCAATAAAGTCTCTACAAGTAAATTCATCAATGTATTTACTTCTTCTGCAGGGCGGTTCCAGTTTTCCGAAGAAAAGGTATAAAGCGTTAAGTACGGAATATGTATTTCATTACATGCATTAATGGCATTTCTTACTGCATTAATGGCATTTCTGTGGCCAAATGTTCTTTCTTCGCCACGGGATTTTGCCCATCTTCCATTACCATCCATGATAACCGCAACATGCTTTGGTAAATTATCAGGATCTATTTTATCTTTTATCAACGACATATTAATCACAATAACACGGAGGTCTTCCGAACGAATAAGTCAAACCTAAACTTACCGTATTCATCCAGTCTTTAGATTTTGTATCTCCAACATTTCTACCTCCTGTAAAAGCGGCTTCCCTCTCTTTAGACACCACATAATAGGCATCTGTCTGAAGAAGAGAACCTCCTGTAACAGGGCTTAAGATATCTCCGTTATAAGTAGAGATTACATCTTTAGTGAGAATTTTGCTGTAATCAAGCTGATCCGTCAGAGTATATCTGAATGTTGCTTCAGCAAAAATGGCCCAGTTATAATTAAATTTATATTTCAAACCTACTCCAAAAGGAATATGCATGGTAGTTTTTGTTCCCGTAGAGTACTGAGCTGTAGTGGTAAAATCAAGCTCATTAATTGGAGCCTGCGCAACACCATCAGCATCTCTCCTGAAATCGTTAATGAGTGTAGCTTTAGGCGCATCAAACATTAACGCTCCCACCCCACCGAAAATATACGGGCTTACCATACCTTTCTGTTCATTATTTACCGGGAAGAAATTATATTCGAAAACAAGACTTGCCTCATACACATTGTTTTTCCCGAAAGAGTTTCTGTTTTGTCTGTACTCTTCTTTTGCAACTTTATCATTAAACTGAATCTGGTTGTATCCAAGATCTAATCTTACCGTTTGATGAGGATTAAAATTAAATCTATATAAAATCCCTCCATAAAACGGAACTCCCCAATCCGATGCTTTACTTAAATCCAATGGCTTTTGTAAAATATAATTCGTTCTCCCTATATCCCCAACTAGGTTACTCATACCTAGACGAACTCCCAGTTCGTTTCTTTGTGCTTTAACACTTACCACAGTTCCTAGGGCGGCAAGGAAGCTAAACAATAATTTTCTATTCATAAAAGAATATGGATTTATGGTTATTTTAAAATTTAATTTTTGCAAATATAAAACATTTTTATATTAATGATAATCTTAATGTTTAGTTAAAAATAAACAAAAAAACATAATTTGTTATAAAGTAAACGATAAAGTCGATAAATTATTCTTTTTTTATCAGATACTAAATTTCTGCTTCATGATAAACCCTCATTAAATGAGGGCTTAAAAGTATTATTTTTTATTGAATATTTCCCGTACTTTATTTCTAATTCTTATTAACAATGGTTCTTTGTAATTTTTATCTTCGTCAAAATAGCCGTAACCATAACCGTAGCCATAACCATAGCCGTAACCATAGCCATATCCCTGCTTCGTATTGTAGTCATTGTAAACGAGCCCGAGATTTCCTGTTTCTCCATTATGATACTTTTCAGTAATCATTTTGAGCATATATTTTTCGGTGTATTCGTGACGGACTACATAGATATTGGTATCAGAATATTTCATCAGTTCGTAAGAGTCTGCAACGAGACCCACCGGCGGTGAATCAATAATAATAAAGTCATAAAGACTTTTCAGGTCCTGAATAAATCGGATATTGCTTTCACCCATAAGCAATTCGGAAGGGTTTGGAGGGATTGGGCCTGATGTAGCCACATCAAGATTGGGGATTTTTGTTTTATTAATGATCTGGCTCATTTCCACCTCCCCGGTAAGATAATTTGAAATTCCATATTTGTTATCAATTCTGAAATCCCCGAAGATTTTTGGTTTTCTGAGGTCCATTCCCAGAAGAATTGTTTTTTTATCGCTCAGCCCTAATACGGAAGCCAGGTTGATGGAAACATACGTTTTCCCCTCACCACCAATGGATGATGTTACCAGAATTACTTTACTTCCGCGATCGCTTCCTGCTAAAAATCTCATATTGGCTCTGATTCCTCTGAATGCCTCTGAAACTGAAGATTTCGGCTGATCCAGAACGGTAAGCATTGTTTCATTGGTATTGTTACCGATAACACCGAGAAGGGGAATTCTTGTGGCATTAAGTAATTCTTTAATATTTCTGATTCTATTGTCGAGCAATTCTCCTATTAGGATAAACAACATCGGAAGTATCAGAAGTCCGCCTATAATTCCTGCTTTAACGACTTTTATATTCGGTGCTATCGGCGCCTGCCCTATATTTTTGGCAGGGTCTATCACACTGATATCGGACTGATTGCCCACTATCTTTAACTGGGTTTCGTTTTGTCTGCTCAGGAGACTGTTGTAGGTTGCCTCAATCATGTTATACCCTCTTTCCGCATCCAGATATTTTCTTTCCTTTTCGGGATAAGTGGTAAGATCTGAATTGGCTTGCATTACTTCTCGGTTTATTTTAGCTATTTCTTCAAGATAATCTGAGTAATAATTACCCAAAACCCCATTTGAATTAGCTCTGGCGTCATTTATGAGTTTATTGATTTCAATCATTGGCTCGGAATTCGGCTTATAAATGCGGGCCATTTCGCGTCTTTTAAGGTATAAATCTTTAAGCTCAGAAACTGTTGCAGAAAAAACACCATCCTGAAATCCTGCCGCAGTTGTATTGATCATTTTCTCCAGGTTCTGGGAAGCAAGGGAATTTTTCATATGACGCAATGAACTTATTTTACTTTCAAGATCTGCTTTTTTAGACTCTAGTTCCTTAATTTTATTAAGAGATTTTTCATCTCTGTCTTTAATATCATAAAGCTTTTCAGTTGTCTTCATATAATTGAGGACATAGGCGCTTGAATCCAGTTTTTTTCTTACATTATCAAGATTTTCCTGTAAATAAGCGTTGGTATTTTTATCAACAATCAGCTTATCGGCCTGTCTTTTTTTCTGAAGCTCGCTTACGGATTTATTAAGAAAATTTACGGTTCCATTAAGGTTATACCCTCT comes from the Chryseobacterium nepalense genome and includes:
- the bamA gene encoding outer membrane protein assembly factor BamA, whose product is MKFRLLPIIMFVASAHFYGQVTPQDSTQVNTSVQAGNQTGTYTLKDIVVDGVKKYTPAQILRFTGLSKGETVDIPGQKISNAVKKLWDTQSFSEVEVYVQSIEGETIILKFYLQDLKDLGEVKFTGKGIGKSKNEKMAKDNNLKPGTKITQNLVSSLKTNIPKDFIKKGYADAKITIQDKVNAGDPNLVDWTINVDKGKRIKIDHIEFEGNTAVSDRKLRKKAFKETKQKRFGIGGILKSSKFIEEKYQEDKQNLISYYNSLGYRDAKVLSDSVWRNKRNNYEINVKLNEGKQYYIGDITFTGNTVYSTDYLQRLLGYKKGDIYDAVGFNKKVGEDGGKEDDSDIKSVYMNNGYLFSNVMPVEKSVNGDKINLEIRINEGEKATWNRVTWEGNTTTHDHVILRALRTKPGNLFAKSDIKRTYFDLAGMQFFDPQQVGQDIQPNQQDNTVDINWKLVEKGSSQVQLQAGYGGNSFIGTLGLTFNNFSLKNFLKFKDFKPVPQGDGQTLSLQAQAGQYFQNYSIGFTEPWLFGTRPTALSVSLNNSRVKYSDVYGSSQKLNIFSASVGLNRLLKWPDDYFSLYTGIQFQKYDFKNYPFDFGGTTEYYGTANNFSINLGLSRNSAGIDPIFPTVGSNLDLSVKFTPPYSLFSNKDYSTLSPTEKYKWMEFYKVKFKADVYNEIAGKLVLRSSAEMGFMDGYNKELGAPPFERFYVGGTGLFGGRFDGRELIPLRGYENASTYGGTSEDITPTGGGTIYNRFTLELRYPISLNQTAKIYALTFAEGGNVWNSWGSYNPFQLKRSVGVGVRVYMGAFGLIGFDFAYGFDKTVSGTDPSGWKTHFLMNQSL
- a CDS encoding isoprenyl transferase, which codes for MSLIKDKIDPDNLPKHVAVIMDGNGRWAKSRGEERTFGHRNAINAVRNAINACNEIHIPYLTLYTFSSENWNRPAEEVNTLMNLLVETLLLEAEEIFSKGLRMHVIGNLEKLPPLVKDQLNRVVELTKENTKGNLVLAISYGSQNEILNAVKNISEDVKEGKIHAADIDEKLFESYLYTKDFPPVDLLIRTSGEIRISNFLLWQIAYAELQFLDVLWPDFTKDIFFQCIVDYQNKERRFGKTGEQIKIQ
- a CDS encoding DUF6089 family protein; protein product: MNRKLLFSFLAALGTVVSVKAQRNELGVRLGMSNLVGDIGRTNYILQKPLDLSKASDWGVPFYGGILYRFNFNPHQTVRLDLGYNQIQFNDKVAKEEYRQNRNSFGKNNVYEASLVFEYNFFPVNNEQKGMVSPYIFGGVGALMFDAPKATLINDFRRDADGVAQAPINELDFTTTAQYSTGTKTTMHIPFGVGLKYKFNYNWAIFAEATFRYTLTDQLDYSKILTKDVISTYNGDILSPVTGGSLLQTDAYYVVSKEREAAFTGGRNVGDTKSKDWMNTVSLGLTYSFGRPPCYCD
- a CDS encoding exopolysaccharide transport family protein gives rise to the protein MIPEKETKIEKDDSQEGKYGSFGLFDLAHFFNRIIKNWYWFILMLFIGYCMAWVYSKYYAQNIYASNLSLSISNNTSSYFTPSQSINFIWGQGGNQDGIYLKKMLLSRTHNEFLVKELELYVNYSTKGVIKSTYLDKDDVPILLEVDKKHLQQMDYPITLVPKSNNKFEVVLPEDGHSRNLYSYETEGFTTVDPYDRPDNRTIEIGEWFTAPNLRFRLVKNPIIQKIDLQNIIVKLSTVNNAVQDIVSTIGVDFDKEIGTIMIITKRGYNLNGTVNFLNKSVSELQKKRQADKLIVDKNTNAYLQENLDNVRKKLDSSAYVLNYMKTTEKLYDIKDRDEKSLNKIKELESKKADLESKISSLRHMKNSLASQNLEKMINTTAAGFQDGVFSATVSELKDLYLKRREMARIYKPNSEPMIEINKLINDARANSNGVLGNYYSDYLEEIAKINREVMQANSDLTTYPEKERKYLDAERGYNMIEATYNSLLSRQNETQLKIVGNQSDISVIDPAKNIGQAPIAPNIKVVKAGIIGGLLILPMLFILIGELLDNRIRNIKELLNATRIPLLGVIGNNTNETMLTVLDQPKSSVSEAFRGIRANMRFLAGSDRGSKVILVTSSIGGEGKTYVSINLASVLGLSDKKTILLGMDLRKPKIFGDFRIDNKYGISNYLTGEVEMSQIINKTKIPNLDVATSGPIPPNPSELLMGESNIRFIQDLKSLYDFIIIDSPPVGLVADSYELMKYSDTNIYVVRHEYTEKYMLKMITEKYHNGETGNLGLVYNDYNTKQGYGYGYGYGYGYGYGYGYFDEDKNYKEPLLIRIRNKVREIFNKK